The following are encoded together in the Streptomyces rapamycinicus NRRL 5491 genome:
- a CDS encoding hydantoinase/oxoprolinase family protein, producing MPGPALTDLDGSWRVAADIGGTFTDVIALGPGGRVVPVKVLSTPPDFGSGVLGGTRAALSAADAFPHQVTAMLHATTVATNAILEMRGARTALVTTRGFRDVLELGRLRRPLLYDLSWQRPTPLVPRRHRYEIDQRITADGHLEPPVDSAELARVADEIRAAGIEAVAVCLINSYVRPEEERRAAAELRALLPGTYVTASVDITPQMQEYERTSTAVVNSYVGPQVHDYVTALGEDLREAGVSAPLMIMQSSGGLLDAPSVVARPVQIIESGPAAGVIAVRKLAQLMGIDSVVAFDMGGTTAKASLIENGEPFVAGDYEVGGGMNITRGMGKGAGYALRVPSIDIAEVGAGGGSVISTDVAGSLRVGPESAGSRPGPACYGNGGTSPTLTDANVVLGYLSSQALAGGRVAIEPDLARQAIAPVADDLGVDIPAAARGAYEVAVSSMTKAVKAVTSERGRDPREAVMVAFGGAGPLYGAAIARELGIDTVIVPVHTGLFSSLGLLVADTERQAVVPHRTDLDALDLLGAEFDRMAKEVTEALAEAAPSAHTEVQRVLDMRYRGQRFELSVTVPDGKLDSGLMASVRQRFHAEHHRTYGRAGTDELVEIVNLRVRGRVRNPVGVERLLSLPPSAPRAETTRECRFDRTEPTPVITRAALSPEPRQGPFVIEDMDATTLVPPAATAHRDRFNNIVISWTTTAPEATS from the coding sequence ATGCCAGGACCCGCTTTGACCGATCTCGACGGAAGCTGGCGAGTCGCCGCCGACATCGGCGGGACCTTCACCGATGTCATCGCCCTGGGCCCGGGCGGCCGGGTCGTCCCGGTGAAGGTCCTCTCCACACCGCCGGACTTCGGCAGCGGCGTCCTCGGCGGAACCCGGGCCGCGCTCTCCGCGGCGGACGCGTTCCCGCACCAGGTCACGGCGATGCTGCACGCCACCACGGTGGCCACCAACGCCATTCTGGAGATGCGGGGAGCCCGTACCGCCCTGGTGACCACGCGGGGATTCCGGGACGTTCTGGAACTCGGGCGCCTGCGCCGCCCCCTGCTGTACGACCTCTCCTGGCAGCGGCCGACCCCGCTGGTTCCCCGGCGCCACCGCTACGAGATCGACCAGCGCATCACCGCCGACGGCCACCTCGAACCCCCGGTGGACTCCGCTGAACTGGCGCGGGTGGCAGACGAGATCCGGGCCGCGGGCATCGAGGCGGTGGCGGTGTGTCTGATCAACTCCTATGTCCGTCCCGAGGAGGAGCGCCGGGCCGCCGCCGAACTGCGGGCCCTCCTGCCCGGCACGTATGTGACCGCCTCCGTCGACATCACGCCTCAGATGCAGGAGTACGAGCGCACCAGTACCGCGGTCGTCAACAGCTATGTGGGCCCCCAGGTCCATGACTATGTCACGGCGCTCGGCGAGGATCTGCGGGAAGCGGGCGTCTCCGCGCCCTTGATGATCATGCAGTCCAGCGGTGGCCTCCTCGACGCCCCCTCAGTGGTGGCGCGCCCGGTACAGATCATCGAGTCGGGGCCCGCCGCCGGTGTCATCGCCGTACGGAAACTCGCCCAGCTCATGGGGATCGACTCGGTGGTCGCCTTCGACATGGGCGGCACCACGGCCAAGGCATCCCTCATCGAGAACGGGGAACCGTTCGTCGCCGGTGACTACGAGGTCGGCGGGGGCATGAACATCACCCGCGGCATGGGCAAGGGGGCGGGATACGCGCTGCGCGTGCCCTCCATCGACATCGCCGAAGTGGGTGCGGGCGGGGGCAGCGTCATCTCCACCGACGTCGCCGGATCCCTGCGGGTCGGACCGGAGAGCGCCGGCTCCCGGCCCGGTCCCGCCTGCTACGGAAACGGAGGGACCAGCCCCACGCTGACCGACGCCAACGTGGTCCTGGGCTACCTCAGCTCGCAGGCCCTGGCCGGGGGACGGGTGGCCATCGAGCCGGACCTCGCCCGGCAGGCCATCGCCCCGGTGGCCGACGACCTCGGCGTGGACATCCCGGCGGCCGCGCGCGGAGCCTACGAAGTCGCCGTGTCCAGCATGACCAAGGCCGTCAAGGCCGTCACCAGCGAACGCGGCCGCGATCCGCGGGAGGCCGTCATGGTGGCCTTCGGCGGCGCCGGGCCCCTCTACGGCGCGGCCATCGCCCGGGAACTCGGCATCGACACCGTCATCGTCCCCGTGCACACCGGGCTGTTCAGCAGTCTGGGACTCCTCGTCGCCGACACCGAACGGCAGGCGGTGGTGCCCCACCGGACGGACCTCGACGCGCTCGACCTGCTCGGCGCGGAGTTCGACCGGATGGCCAAGGAAGTCACCGAGGCCCTGGCGGAGGCCGCCCCCTCGGCGCACACCGAGGTACAGCGGGTCCTCGACATGCGCTACCGCGGTCAGCGGTTCGAGCTGTCCGTCACCGTGCCCGACGGGAAGCTGGACTCCGGCCTGATGGCCTCCGTGCGGCAGCGGTTCCACGCCGAGCACCACCGCACCTACGGCCGCGCCGGTACCGACGAGCTTGTGGAGATCGTCAACCTCCGTGTCCGCGGGCGGGTGCGCAATCCCGTCGGCGTCGAGCGGCTCCTGAGCCTGCCGCCCTCGGCGCCCCGTGCCGAAACGACTCGGGAGTGCCGATTCGACCGGACCGAGCCGACCCCGGTCATCACCCGTGCCGCACTGTCACCGGAGCCCCGGCAAGGCCCCTTCGTCATCGAGGACATGGATGCCACCACCCTCGTACCACCGGCGGCCACCGCCCACCGCGACCGCTTCAACAACATCGTCATCAGCTGGACGACCACAGCCCCGGAGGCAACCTCATGA
- a CDS encoding pyridoxal phosphate-dependent aminotransferase, which produces MKLERLPALELADRARTAPPGRAAMVPFRGVPTLPMPEHVVEAVRTAAGEVFPRSSRGSGELRQAIASRLGAAYGLAVDPGRELLITHGAQHGMSVALRALLSPGDEVVVPAPSYFFDGMIRLAGARPVYVPSDESRGWDHVPAAVEAAVTPATRALLICNPNNPTGYVPGRERLRQLLAIAARHGLTVFSDESYERYVWDGPGYVPQMLLRDHHPDLVTVTSLSKNYAFTSWRVGYVHAPAHLLEPIHHAFEWDAINVGDVAQAAARAVMTGPQHWIEQEFATMRARRDILRGGLERAGLASVRPDAGVFVFVDCAPLGFRGRRLERLLLDHGLTAIAGDAFAGPDTHVRMVYGGSAADLEEVGRRLGELSRGSGGGVAARPPVVE; this is translated from the coding sequence ATGAAGCTGGAACGTCTGCCGGCCCTTGAACTCGCCGACCGTGCCCGGACGGCACCGCCGGGCCGGGCGGCCATGGTCCCCTTCCGCGGCGTGCCGACGCTGCCCATGCCGGAACACGTCGTGGAGGCGGTGCGGACCGCCGCGGGCGAGGTGTTCCCCCGGAGCAGTCGCGGTTCCGGAGAGCTCCGCCAGGCGATCGCCTCGCGTCTCGGGGCCGCGTACGGGCTCGCGGTGGACCCGGGGCGCGAACTGCTGATCACCCATGGCGCCCAGCACGGGATGAGCGTGGCGCTGAGGGCCCTGCTGTCACCGGGCGACGAAGTCGTGGTCCCCGCTCCGAGCTACTTCTTCGACGGCATGATCCGCCTGGCGGGTGCCCGCCCGGTGTACGTACCGTCCGACGAGAGCCGCGGCTGGGACCATGTCCCGGCGGCTGTGGAGGCCGCGGTCACTCCCGCCACCCGGGCGCTGCTGATCTGCAACCCCAACAATCCGACCGGCTATGTGCCCGGCCGGGAGCGGCTGCGTCAGCTCCTGGCCATCGCCGCGCGCCATGGTCTGACCGTCTTCTCCGACGAGTCCTACGAGCGGTATGTATGGGACGGGCCCGGCTATGTGCCGCAAATGCTGCTGCGCGATCACCATCCGGACCTGGTCACCGTGACCAGCCTCAGTAAGAACTACGCCTTCACCAGCTGGCGGGTCGGATATGTGCACGCTCCCGCCCACCTGCTGGAGCCGATACACCATGCCTTCGAATGGGACGCCATCAACGTCGGCGACGTGGCCCAGGCCGCGGCGCGTGCCGTCATGACCGGTCCACAACACTGGATCGAACAAGAGTTCGCCACCATGCGGGCCCGGCGTGACATTCTCCGCGGCGGACTGGAGCGTGCCGGTCTCGCCTCGGTACGCCCCGACGCCGGCGTTTTCGTCTTCGTCGACTGTGCCCCGCTCGGATTCCGTGGCCGCCGGTTGGAGCGGCTGCTGCTGGATCACGGCCTGACGGCCATCGCGGGAGACGCCTTCGCGGGGCCGGACACACACGTCCGCATGGTGTACGGGGGATCCGCCGCCGACCTCGAGGAAGTGGGGCGGCGGCTCGGGGAGTTGAGCCGGGGGAGCGGGGGCGGCGTGGCGGCCCGCCCGCCCGTCGTGGAATAG
- a CDS encoding ATP-binding protein: MNTTALCRADRTFSLPPSAADVPVVRSALVETLLEWGIPEGGELVHGVGLIASELVTNAVHHAGVCTPSIVVILRIGEDGTLELGVRDNSRDVPRPTAASPEATHGRGTAIVAALLTEFGGSLTAERHPDGKTVWARLPGVPRSVKGIR; this comes from the coding sequence ATGAACACCACAGCGCTCTGCCGGGCCGACCGGACATTCTCCCTGCCGCCTTCCGCCGCCGACGTGCCCGTGGTCCGGAGTGCCCTGGTGGAGACCCTCCTCGAGTGGGGAATCCCCGAGGGCGGCGAACTGGTCCACGGCGTTGGCCTCATCGCCTCGGAGCTGGTGACCAACGCCGTGCATCACGCCGGCGTGTGTACGCCGAGCATCGTCGTCATCCTCAGGATCGGCGAGGACGGAACGCTGGAACTCGGTGTCCGCGACAACTCCCGCGACGTTCCGAGGCCGACAGCCGCCTCCCCGGAGGCCACCCATGGCCGCGGGACGGCGATCGTCGCCGCACTGCTCACCGAATTCGGCGGGAGCCTCACGGCCGAACGGCATCCCGACGGCAAGACCGTCTGGGCCCGGCTGCCCGGCGTACCAAGATCCGTGAAGGGAATCCGATGA
- a CDS encoding GntR family transcriptional regulator, with translation MKYLPAILGEDHPSLSATERAYATIKRQIIELELEPGAHVTKSTLARRAGASTMPAREALTRLQRDGLVQALPRSGYRILPVTLKGTRDLCAFRRLLEVEAAGLAAELGCPERDLARMAELLSVTYETGDPASLDAFLRANLEFDAIIANRCGNDMLAQAVIRVFDELERVLRITLKSLPFSEPAAHQRREILDAIRARDPAAARAAMGARTRTAQEQIIDQLVSHASLAEVSISVT, from the coding sequence GTGAAGTATTTGCCGGCCATCCTGGGTGAAGACCATCCGAGCCTCAGCGCCACCGAGCGCGCATACGCCACCATCAAGCGCCAGATCATCGAACTCGAACTGGAGCCTGGCGCTCATGTCACCAAGTCGACCCTCGCGCGCCGGGCCGGTGCCAGTACGATGCCCGCCCGGGAGGCTCTGACCCGGCTGCAGAGGGACGGTCTGGTGCAGGCGCTGCCCCGCTCGGGTTACCGCATCCTGCCGGTCACCCTCAAGGGGACCCGTGATCTCTGTGCCTTCCGTCGGCTGCTGGAGGTCGAGGCGGCGGGTCTCGCGGCGGAGCTCGGCTGCCCCGAGCGCGATCTCGCCCGGATGGCGGAGCTCCTGTCGGTCACGTACGAGACGGGGGACCCGGCCAGTCTCGACGCGTTCCTCCGCGCCAATCTCGAGTTCGACGCGATCATCGCCAACCGGTGCGGCAATGACATGCTGGCGCAGGCGGTCATCCGGGTCTTCGACGAGCTGGAGCGAGTCCTGCGGATCACGCTGAAGTCCCTGCCCTTCTCGGAACCTGCCGCGCATCAGCGGCGGGAGATCCTCGACGCCATCCGGGCCCGTGATCCGGCCGCGGCCCGTGCGGCCATGGGCGCCAGGACGCGGACCGCCCAGGAACAGATCATCGACCAGCTCGTGTCCCATGCGTCGCTCGCCGAGGTCAGCATCAGCGTCACCTGA
- a CDS encoding MBL fold metallo-hydrolase, whose amino-acid sequence MTNESVHRLVLGDVEVIRVVEWQGPFVPVSGLVAETAGEVWKDNAGWLAPDHWEPDTDRVVIALQTWVLRSGGRTVLVDTGVGKGRERPGSPPFHHWQGDLLGGLAKAGVGPRDVDVVVNTHLHIDHVGGNTVEADGEWIPAFPNAQYLIPAADDFHFGPDGGYGNDSQADGRLIYEDSVAPIHRAGQAVRWDGSHRIDEHLTLESAPGHTPGSSVLRLASGGDRAVFVGDLLHSPVQILRPCCNSNACLDSEQAVASRLRILQRAADQRELLVPAHFAGAAGAVEVRPGGGGFTLGPWAMGSPL is encoded by the coding sequence ATGACGAACGAGAGTGTGCACCGCCTCGTGCTGGGCGATGTCGAGGTCATCCGGGTCGTGGAATGGCAGGGCCCGTTCGTGCCCGTCTCCGGCCTGGTCGCGGAGACCGCAGGCGAGGTGTGGAAGGACAATGCGGGCTGGCTGGCGCCGGACCACTGGGAGCCGGATACCGACCGGGTGGTGATCGCGCTGCAGACCTGGGTGCTGCGCAGCGGCGGGCGGACCGTCCTCGTCGACACCGGAGTGGGCAAGGGGCGCGAACGGCCGGGCTCGCCGCCGTTCCACCACTGGCAGGGCGATCTTCTCGGCGGCCTGGCGAAGGCCGGTGTCGGCCCGCGGGACGTCGACGTCGTCGTCAACACCCACCTGCACATCGACCATGTCGGCGGGAACACCGTCGAGGCGGACGGGGAGTGGATACCGGCGTTCCCCAACGCCCAGTACCTCATCCCGGCCGCCGACGACTTCCACTTCGGCCCGGACGGCGGATACGGCAACGACTCGCAGGCGGACGGCCGACTGATCTACGAGGACAGCGTCGCGCCCATCCACCGGGCCGGACAGGCCGTGCGGTGGGACGGTTCCCACCGCATCGACGAGCACCTCACCCTGGAGTCCGCGCCCGGTCACACCCCCGGCTCGTCCGTGCTGCGGCTCGCCTCCGGCGGCGACCGGGCCGTCTTCGTCGGAGACCTGCTGCACAGCCCCGTGCAGATCCTCCGGCCCTGCTGCAACAGCAACGCCTGCCTGGACTCGGAACAAGCGGTGGCGAGCCGCCTGCGCATCCTCCAACGTGCGGCCGATCAGCGGGAGTTGCTCGTTCCCGCGCATTTCGCCGGTGCCGCGGGCGCCGTGGAGGTCCGGCCGGGAGGCGGCGGGTTCACCCTGGGTCCATGGGCAATGGGGTCGCCGCTCTGA
- a CDS encoding AraC family transcriptional regulator, producing MDVVSDAISAMRLGQPSSHRLRVDGGGRTRLDPFGGAGFHVVLKGGCRLLPDGGDPVSLGVGDAVLLPHGTGHVLAESPAETELLCGQYLLDCSRIHPLLAEMPRVVHLPSRVGDHLELRAAIDLLAGELDERRPGSCIALPNLLDLLLVYMIRSWMTEATSGAWPRVLGDPVTAAALRALHSDPAAPWTTERLAAEVDVSRPTLARRFSTLVGRPPMAYLTWWRIILTATLLRDTSDTLASIAGRVGYGSPYALSHAFQREFGTTPGRYRKATARGGEGQGVSGRS from the coding sequence ATGGATGTGGTGAGCGACGCGATCTCCGCCATGCGTCTGGGGCAGCCCTCGTCCCACCGGTTGCGGGTGGACGGCGGTGGGCGCACACGGCTCGACCCGTTCGGCGGCGCGGGCTTTCACGTGGTGCTCAAGGGCGGTTGCCGGCTGCTGCCCGACGGCGGTGACCCGGTGTCCCTCGGCGTGGGTGACGCGGTGCTGCTCCCCCATGGCACAGGCCATGTGCTCGCCGAGTCCCCGGCCGAGACGGAGCTCCTCTGCGGCCAGTACCTGCTGGACTGCAGCCGCATCCACCCGCTTCTCGCGGAGATGCCCCGGGTCGTCCACCTTCCCAGCCGCGTGGGCGACCACCTCGAACTGCGCGCCGCGATCGACCTGCTCGCCGGTGAACTGGACGAACGCAGGCCCGGTTCCTGCATCGCGCTGCCGAACCTGCTCGACCTGCTCCTCGTCTACATGATCCGCTCCTGGATGACCGAGGCCACCAGCGGAGCCTGGCCCCGCGTCCTGGGTGATCCGGTGACGGCCGCCGCGCTGCGGGCGCTGCACTCGGATCCGGCCGCCCCGTGGACCACCGAGCGCCTGGCCGCGGAGGTGGACGTCTCCCGGCCCACTCTGGCGCGCCGGTTCAGCACCCTGGTAGGGCGCCCTCCGATGGCGTACCTCACGTGGTGGCGCATCATTCTCACCGCCACCCTACTCCGGGACACTTCGGACACTCTGGCCTCCATCGCCGGCCGAGTCGGCTACGGCAGCCCGTACGCACTCTCACACGCCTTCCAGCGGGAGTTCGGTACCACCCCGGGCCGGTACCGCAAGGCCACGGCCCGGGGTGGCGAGGGGCAGGGGGTCAGCGGCCGCAGTTGA
- a CDS encoding SGNH/GDSL hydrolase family protein: MQRPGLSARAFGLLAATAAALGALVATGTESYAAQPATPPAPRSSVVTWASSAYPAGTATQDLTYRFVVHTSVGGRDLRIRLSNAYGDQPVTFGHAYAGVRESGAAVVPGSNGRLTFRGASSVTVPAGGVVYSDPLPGRVRPQSDLAISLYVRSAGTLATGHKGARATQYVAPAGDHAAEEGPTAYTQQITSWYYLDAAVVRPRPRTGAVVAFGDSITDGSASTQDTNRRWPDLLAGRLLADPRSRLKGVANEGISGNKILADGSAESALKRLDRDVLSQAGVRTTILLEGINDIKATPGPTADDLIAGYRQIIARSHARGVCVVGATVMPYEGWREYEPADETVRQQVNAFIRTSGEFDAVVDFDEAVRDPAAPTRMLPAYDGGDHLHPNDTGMRVMSDAISLRALNCGR, translated from the coding sequence ATGCAGAGACCGGGCTTATCCGCACGCGCCTTCGGCCTCCTGGCCGCGACCGCCGCCGCCCTCGGGGCCTTGGTGGCCACCGGAACCGAGTCCTACGCCGCCCAGCCCGCGACGCCCCCCGCCCCCCGCTCCTCCGTCGTCACCTGGGCCTCCAGCGCCTACCCGGCGGGAACCGCCACCCAGGACCTGACCTACCGATTCGTCGTCCACACCAGCGTCGGCGGCCGGGACCTGCGCATCCGGCTCTCCAACGCCTACGGCGACCAGCCGGTGACCTTCGGCCACGCCTACGCCGGGGTACGCGAGTCCGGGGCGGCGGTCGTGCCCGGCAGCAACGGACGGCTGACCTTCCGCGGCGCGTCGTCGGTGACCGTACCGGCGGGCGGCGTCGTGTACAGCGATCCGCTGCCGGGCCGCGTCCGGCCCCAGTCGGACCTCGCCATCAGCCTCTACGTGCGCAGTGCGGGCACGCTCGCGACCGGCCACAAGGGGGCCCGTGCGACCCAATACGTCGCACCGGCCGGCGACCACGCCGCGGAGGAGGGTCCCACCGCCTACACCCAGCAGATCACCTCCTGGTACTACCTGGACGCGGCCGTCGTGCGGCCCCGGCCCCGCACCGGCGCCGTCGTCGCCTTCGGCGACTCGATCACCGACGGCTCCGCCTCCACTCAGGACACCAACCGCCGCTGGCCGGACCTCCTCGCCGGCCGGCTGCTCGCCGACCCCCGCTCCCGGCTCAAGGGCGTCGCCAACGAGGGAATCTCCGGCAACAAGATCCTCGCCGACGGCTCGGCCGAGAGCGCGCTGAAGCGACTCGACCGGGATGTGCTCTCCCAGGCCGGAGTGCGCACGACGATCCTGCTGGAGGGCATCAACGACATCAAGGCAACGCCCGGCCCCACGGCCGACGACCTCATCGCCGGCTACCGGCAGATCATCGCCAGGTCCCATGCGCGTGGCGTGTGCGTGGTGGGGGCGACCGTCATGCCGTACGAGGGCTGGCGGGAGTACGAGCCCGCCGACGAGACGGTCCGCCAACAGGTCAACGCCTTCATCCGCACCAGCGGCGAGTTCGACGCGGTCGTCGATTTCGACGAGGCCGTCAGGGACCCCGCGGCGCCCACCCGAATGCTCCCCGCCTACGACGGCGGCGACCACCTCCACCCCAATGACACCGGTATGCGCGTGATGAGCGACGCCATCTCCCTCCGCGCCCTCAACTGCGGCCGCTGA
- a CDS encoding MBL fold metallo-hydrolase, producing the protein MTARFDQAPWAEAGIQTVRPGVHRVPLPLPNDGLHAVNVYLLEDLADSGIVMIDGGWAIPEARKALEEALAAIDRDLTDISHILVTHIHRDHYTQAVELRRLLGSRVYLGAGERPGLEMLDRLRSDQPVGSLRTLRAAGAGELADRIEAMDHGGYDPSVWEAPDRWLRAGALRFGDRELRVVPTPGHTKGHVVFLDEQRGLLFSGDHVLPHITPSIGFELAEPGGHPLADYLDSLRLMTRYADASLLPAHGPVADSAHTRVAELLAHHDDRLARSLAALGEDTLDAHAVARKLAWTRRAVPFGELTDFNQMLAVHETAAHLDVLVLRGQVTAAHDGGVYRYTRVR; encoded by the coding sequence ATGACGGCACGGTTCGACCAGGCTCCCTGGGCGGAGGCCGGAATCCAGACCGTACGGCCCGGAGTGCACCGTGTGCCGCTGCCGCTCCCCAACGACGGCCTGCACGCCGTGAACGTCTACCTCCTGGAGGATCTGGCCGACAGTGGCATCGTCATGATCGACGGAGGCTGGGCGATCCCCGAGGCGCGCAAGGCGCTCGAGGAGGCCCTGGCCGCCATCGACCGCGACCTCACCGACATCAGCCACATCCTGGTCACCCACATCCACCGCGACCACTACACCCAGGCGGTGGAGCTGCGCCGGCTGCTCGGCTCGCGGGTCTACCTCGGCGCGGGCGAGCGCCCGGGCCTGGAGATGCTCGACCGGCTGCGCAGCGACCAGCCCGTCGGCTCGCTGCGGACCCTGCGCGCGGCGGGCGCCGGGGAACTCGCCGACCGCATCGAGGCGATGGACCACGGCGGCTACGACCCGAGCGTATGGGAGGCCCCCGATCGCTGGCTGCGGGCCGGAGCCCTGCGCTTCGGCGACCGCGAACTGCGGGTCGTGCCCACTCCCGGGCACACCAAGGGGCATGTGGTCTTCCTGGACGAACAGCGGGGACTGCTGTTCTCCGGGGACCATGTCCTGCCGCACATCACCCCGTCCATCGGCTTCGAACTCGCCGAGCCGGGCGGCCACCCGCTCGCCGACTACCTGGACTCGCTGCGGCTGATGACCCGCTACGCCGACGCCAGCCTGCTGCCCGCCCACGGACCGGTCGCCGACTCCGCCCACACCCGGGTCGCCGAACTGCTCGCCCACCACGACGACCGGCTGGCCAGGAGTCTGGCCGCGCTGGGCGAGGACACGCTCGACGCCCACGCGGTGGCGCGGAAGCTCGCATGGACGCGCCGGGCAGTGCCGTTCGGGGAGCTGACCGACTTCAACCAGATGCTCGCGGTCCATGAGACGGCCGCGCACCTGGATGTCCTCGTGCTGCGGGGGCAGGTGACGGCGGCCCACGACGGCGGTGTGTACCGGTACACGCGCGTGCGATGA
- a CDS encoding class I adenylate-forming enzyme family protein, which produces MRQVVREFQQQADEADFIAVIDDTGSHTARELLEEAVRLAEALSADAPDAPPDGPAGGGSVGTVLVQADNSWRTIAATLAVGLRGGVLAVVNRHTTPVEFAAAWEDIRPDAVVAEPSAMDEWEVRTRLPGPARTVLDGWTCRSAPHRREVSRWSDGVLIGLTSGSTGRPKGVVQSERALRYAATSTIAANGLAPGDAVAAIVPLSSTAAYCFGAYLSLLLRGPLVLTGKWNRAVALRRMADAGVRWTMCVPTMALQMGAEAAGSGILRGVRSITVGGGPMDRGALARAERSLGTKILRVFGMSECLGHTSPSPDDPEEIRLGRDGRPFPGTDVRALTPDGEVAGPGVTGRAQVRGPSLFLGYAREGRTDPPALTEDGYLPTGDLLMVHEDGTLTIMGREKDIIIRGGRNIDITEIERAVASHPRVARACVAPVPDDVLGERVALLVVAEDGGDIELGEMTGHLESVGLSKTKWPEYVYDVEELPQTKVGKLDRGGARDLAVRLHTREGGS; this is translated from the coding sequence ATGCGACAGGTAGTGCGGGAGTTCCAGCAGCAGGCGGACGAAGCCGACTTCATCGCCGTGATCGACGACACCGGCAGCCATACGGCCAGGGAACTGCTCGAGGAGGCCGTACGGCTGGCAGAGGCGCTGTCCGCCGACGCGCCCGACGCGCCGCCGGACGGACCGGCGGGCGGCGGGTCGGTGGGCACCGTCCTGGTCCAGGCCGACAACTCATGGCGTACCATCGCCGCCACCCTCGCCGTGGGCCTGCGGGGCGGGGTCCTCGCGGTGGTCAATCGGCACACCACCCCCGTCGAGTTCGCCGCCGCGTGGGAGGACATCCGCCCCGACGCCGTCGTCGCCGAGCCCTCGGCGATGGACGAGTGGGAGGTACGCACCCGGCTCCCCGGCCCGGCGCGGACCGTCCTCGACGGCTGGACCTGCCGGTCGGCACCCCACCGGCGCGAGGTGTCGCGGTGGTCGGACGGCGTCCTCATCGGCCTGACCTCCGGTTCCACCGGGCGGCCCAAGGGCGTCGTACAGTCCGAGCGGGCCCTGCGGTACGCCGCCACGAGTACCATCGCCGCCAACGGCCTGGCGCCGGGTGACGCCGTCGCCGCGATCGTGCCGCTGTCGTCCACCGCGGCGTACTGCTTCGGGGCGTATCTCTCCCTTCTGCTGCGCGGGCCGCTCGTCCTCACGGGCAAGTGGAACCGGGCGGTCGCGCTGCGGCGGATGGCCGACGCCGGTGTCCGCTGGACCATGTGCGTACCGACCATGGCGTTGCAGATGGGCGCGGAAGCGGCCGGTTCCGGCATCCTCCGGGGCGTCCGGTCGATCACCGTGGGCGGCGGCCCCATGGACCGCGGCGCACTGGCCCGGGCCGAGCGGTCGCTGGGCACGAAGATCCTCCGCGTCTTCGGCATGTCCGAGTGTCTGGGCCACACCTCGCCGAGCCCCGACGACCCCGAGGAGATCCGGCTCGGCAGGGACGGCCGCCCCTTCCCGGGCACGGACGTGCGAGCGCTCACCCCCGATGGCGAGGTGGCCGGTCCGGGCGTGACCGGCCGGGCGCAGGTCCGCGGCCCTTCGCTCTTCCTCGGATACGCCCGCGAGGGCAGAACCGATCCACCGGCGCTGACGGAGGACGGCTACCTGCCCACCGGCGACCTGCTGATGGTCCACGAGGACGGCACCCTCACCATCATGGGCCGTGAGAAGGACATCATCATCCGCGGCGGCCGCAACATCGACATCACCGAGATAGAGCGCGCGGTCGCCAGCCATCCACGCGTGGCCAGAGCTTGTGTCGCGCCGGTCCCCGACGATGTCCTCGGCGAACGCGTGGCGCTGCTCGTCGTCGCCGAGGACGGCGGCGACATCGAACTGGGCGAGATGACCGGCCACTTGGAGAGCGTCGGGCTGTCCAAGACCAAGTGGCCCGAGTACGTCTACGACGTCGAGGAGCTGCCCCAGACGAAGGTCGGCAAGCTCGACCGGGGCGGGGCCCGGGACCTGGCCGTCCGGCTGCACACCCGTGAAGGAGGATCATGA
- a CDS encoding EthD family reductase, protein MYNLVLLAARPPEWTHERFITWWRGDHAELTRRLPGLRSWRHTEIDAALEPRSEGWDGMSVLGFDSPEDLSKALASAEWADAVAQVGDMKGRRIAVMGHEAEMFTA, encoded by the coding sequence ATGTACAACCTCGTCCTGCTGGCGGCCCGGCCACCGGAGTGGACCCACGAGCGGTTCATCACCTGGTGGCGCGGCGACCACGCGGAGCTGACCCGCCGGCTGCCCGGGCTGCGCTCGTGGCGGCACACCGAGATCGACGCCGCCCTGGAGCCGCGCTCCGAAGGCTGGGACGGGATGTCCGTGCTCGGCTTCGACTCGCCCGAGGACCTGAGCAAGGCCCTCGCGAGCGCCGAGTGGGCCGATGCCGTCGCCCAGGTCGGCGACATGAAGGGCCGCCGGATCGCGGTCATGGGGCACGAGGCGGAGATGTTCACCGCCTGA